A region of Malaciobacter marinus DNA encodes the following proteins:
- a CDS encoding ABC transporter permease — MPYAFKAIKANSLKTSLIILSLVFSISSIFLITSISNGIVSMYSSMLKSDGDIIITQKKISDTFFSNVNINLIEKIKTLNEVTKTSAIIVAASIVEDLPIVAVYGVSKNRFENYKLIKGSYPKQNEVLLGKSIYENLKNKNEVLISNNKYKISGVFQSDIGFENGGVVLNISDASIIFNKSTSMIMVNSKIDTDIEKLVSKINLLDKNIEAKSTNSFVENYNQFKIIKTSSNVISFISFCMGLLTIASILSITINQRKSEFGIKRALGISMNKIVLQIINESLILGIFSFIIAFGISSLVLYFIKNSSFLHGYVNGEISFEIAIFILFTTLAISILGSIIPALNASKTDPMVLIQGDRI; from the coding sequence ATGCCATACGCTTTTAAAGCAATAAAAGCAAATAGCTTAAAAACATCACTTATAATCTTAAGTTTAGTTTTTTCTATTAGTTCAATTTTCTTAATCACTTCAATATCAAATGGGATAGTTTCTATGTACTCTTCAATGTTAAAAAGCGATGGGGATATCATAATTACTCAAAAAAAGATTTCAGATACATTTTTTTCAAATGTTAATATAAATCTAATTGAGAAAATTAAGACATTAAATGAAGTTACAAAAACATCTGCAATAATTGTTGCAGCTTCCATAGTAGAAGACTTACCAATTGTTGCTGTTTATGGAGTTAGTAAAAATAGATTTGAAAACTACAAATTAATCAAAGGTTCATATCCAAAACAAAATGAAGTGCTTTTAGGAAAATCAATATATGAGAATCTAAAAAACAAAAATGAAGTTTTAATTTCAAATAACAAATACAAAATCTCTGGAGTATTTCAAAGTGATATAGGTTTTGAAAATGGTGGTGTCGTATTAAATATCAGTGATGCAAGTATCATTTTTAACAAAAGTACTTCAATGATTATGGTAAATAGCAAAATAGACACAGATATAGAAAAGCTAGTATCCAAAATAAATCTTTTAGATAAAAATATTGAAGCAAAGTCTACAAATAGCTTTGTAGAGAACTACAACCAATTTAAAATAATAAAAACCTCATCAAATGTGATTTCATTTATCTCTTTTTGTATGGGACTTTTAACTATTGCTTCAATTTTAAGTATAACTATAAACCAAAGAAAAAGTGAATTTGGAATTAAAAGAGCCCTTGGTATTTCTATGAATAAGATAGTTTTACAAATTATTAATGAATCTCTAATTTTAGGAATTTTTAGCTTTATCATTGCCTTTGGTATCTCAAGTTTGGTTTTATATTTTATTAAAAACAGTTCTTTTTTACATGGTTATGTAAATGGTGAAATTAGTTTTGAAATAGCTATTTTTATTCTTTTTACAACTTTAGCTATCTCTATTTTAGGCTCAATTATTCCTGCACTAAATGCTTCAAAAACTGATCCAATGGTTTTAATACAAGGAGATAGAATATGA
- a CDS encoding sensor histidine kinase: MINISIKRKLLLYNIIIQILILFLFSFSLYKTLEISAKDKLESTLKVILLDVVDDIIEHKEQMNSRDFDEEKEYKFKPLYIRLLKIQEQYKIIKSTTFTDEIKIDIDTLKKLKLNQINFEYQKNYIISKIKIQIDNKDYIVEVATDFSAINSTLENLIYILIFIVPIILILSITGGYFLIYKSFLPIEKLLLNLKSINASDLSKRLESKNINDEINLLSQEINNLLQRLEVSFNKISQFSSDASHELKTPLTIIRGEIEIALRKDRTSNEYKKTLSNCLDEILTIQQTIDDLLFLAKKEHEVLEQTEEIIYLDEVVLEAYTQMQTFAKLKNINLICDIEEPLQINGHHELLKIAIKNILKNAIIFSYKNNTVTISNYKKEDAFIICIKDEGIGISIQDQEKIFDKFYRTDKSRNKDSGGTGLGMSIVEKIVKIHKGKIKIQSEENIGTKVYFLFKGTKL; the protein is encoded by the coding sequence ATGATTAATATATCAATAAAAAGAAAACTATTATTATATAACATCATAATACAGATACTTATTCTTTTTCTTTTCTCATTCTCTTTATACAAAACTTTAGAAATATCAGCAAAAGATAAACTAGAGTCTACATTAAAAGTAATTCTACTTGATGTTGTTGATGATATTATTGAGCATAAAGAACAGATGAATAGTAGAGATTTTGATGAAGAAAAAGAGTATAAGTTTAAACCTCTTTATATAAGATTATTAAAAATACAAGAGCAATATAAAATAATCAAAAGCACAACATTTACAGATGAAATAAAAATAGATATTGATACTTTAAAAAAACTAAAATTAAATCAAATAAATTTTGAATACCAAAAAAATTACATTATTAGTAAAATAAAAATTCAAATAGATAATAAAGATTATATAGTTGAGGTTGCTACAGATTTTTCTGCTATTAATTCTACTTTAGAAAATTTGATCTATATTTTGATTTTTATTGTTCCTATTATATTAATTTTATCTATCACTGGTGGATACTTTTTAATTTATAAATCTTTTTTACCTATAGAAAAACTTCTTTTAAATTTAAAAAGTATAAATGCAAGTGATTTATCAAAAAGATTAGAATCAAAAAATATAAATGATGAAATAAACTTACTATCTCAAGAGATAAATAATCTTTTACAAAGACTTGAAGTATCTTTTAATAAAATTTCTCAATTTAGCTCTGATGCATCACATGAGTTAAAAACTCCCCTTACAATAATAAGAGGAGAAATTGAAATTGCATTAAGAAAAGATAGGACATCAAATGAATATAAAAAAACTTTATCAAACTGCTTAGATGAAATTCTTACTATCCAGCAAACAATTGATGATTTACTATTTTTAGCTAAGAAAGAGCACGAAGTCCTAGAACAAACAGAAGAGATAATTTATTTAGATGAGGTAGTACTTGAAGCATATACTCAAATGCAAACTTTTGCAAAATTAAAAAACATCAATCTTATATGTGATATTGAAGAGCCTTTACAAATAAATGGTCACCATGAATTACTAAAAATTGCTATTAAAAATATTTTAAAAAATGCAATTATTTTTAGCTATAAAAATAACACAGTAACAATATCAAACTATAAAAAAGAAGATGCCTTTATAATTTGCATAAAAGATGAAGGAATTGGCATTTCAATACAAGATCAAGAAAAGATTTTTGATAAATTTTATAGAACAGATAAAAGTAGAAATAAAGATTCTGGAGGGACTGGTCTTGGAATGTCCATCGTAGAAAAAATTGTTAAAATTCACAAAGGAAAAATAAAAATTCAAAGTGAAGAAAATATTGGTACAAAAGTATATTTTTTATTTAAAGGAACTAAACTATGA
- the typA gene encoding translational GTPase TypA produces the protein MRDIRNIAVIAHVDHGKTTLVDELLKQSGTFSAHQEVDERVMDNNDIEKERGITILSKNTAIDYEGVRINIIDTPGHADFGGEVERVLKMVDSVLLLVDAQEGVMPQTKFVVKKTLELGHRPIVVVNKIDKPAGEPDRVVDEVFDLFAQMDATDEQLEFPVIYAAARDGYAMHELEDEKKSLTPLFETILNEVPKPKGSEENGLQLQVFTLDYDNFIGKIGIARIFNGTITQGETVLLCKADGEKVKGRVTKLIGFKGLDRVEVKTAGAGDIVAVAGFETIDVGDSLCDPNNPMPLDPMHIEEPTLSVTFAVNDSPLAGTEGKYVTSNKIQERLDSEMNTNIAMNYEQTGEGKFKVNGRGELQITILAENMRREGFEFSIGRPEVITKEENGVILEPFEHLVIDTPNDYTGTIIEKLGKRKANMTNMVPMGTGSTRLEFEIPARGLIGIRTEFLTDTKGEGVMNHSFLDFRPHSGMVESRKHGALVSMENGEALGYSIFNLQDRGVMFIKPQDKVYIGIVVGEHAKSNDLDVNPIKGKALTNVRASGSDDAIKLVPPRALTLEYALEWIEDDELVEVTPKSIRIRKRDLDPTIRKRNAKKVKFAD, from the coding sequence ATGAGAGATATTAGAAACATTGCAGTTATTGCACACGTTGACCATGGTAAAACTACACTTGTAGATGAACTATTAAAACAATCTGGGACTTTTTCTGCACACCAAGAAGTAGATGAAAGAGTTATGGATAACAATGATATTGAAAAAGAAAGAGGAATTACTATTCTTTCTAAGAACACTGCTATTGATTATGAGGGTGTAAGAATTAATATTATTGATACTCCAGGACATGCTGATTTTGGTGGAGAAGTAGAGAGGGTTTTAAAAATGGTTGACTCTGTATTACTTCTAGTAGATGCACAAGAGGGAGTTATGCCTCAAACAAAATTTGTTGTTAAAAAAACTCTTGAATTAGGACATAGACCAATTGTTGTTGTAAATAAAATTGATAAACCAGCTGGTGAACCTGATAGAGTTGTTGATGAAGTATTTGACCTATTTGCACAAATGGATGCAACTGATGAACAACTTGAATTTCCAGTAATTTATGCAGCAGCAAGAGATGGTTATGCAATGCATGAATTAGAAGATGAGAAAAAATCTTTAACTCCTTTATTTGAAACTATTTTAAATGAAGTTCCAAAACCAAAAGGAAGTGAAGAAAACGGTCTTCAACTTCAAGTATTTACACTTGATTATGATAACTTTATTGGAAAAATTGGTATTGCAAGAATTTTTAATGGTACTATTACTCAAGGTGAAACTGTTCTTTTATGCAAAGCTGATGGAGAAAAAGTTAAGGGTAGAGTTACTAAACTTATCGGTTTTAAAGGTCTAGATAGAGTTGAAGTAAAAACAGCAGGTGCAGGTGATATTGTTGCTGTTGCAGGATTTGAAACTATTGATGTAGGTGATTCATTGTGTGATCCAAATAATCCAATGCCATTAGATCCTATGCATATTGAAGAGCCAACTCTTTCAGTTACATTTGCAGTAAATGACTCACCATTAGCAGGTACTGAGGGTAAATATGTAACTTCAAATAAAATCCAAGAAAGACTTGATTCTGAAATGAATACAAATATTGCTATGAATTATGAGCAAACAGGTGAGGGTAAATTTAAAGTTAATGGTAGAGGTGAGCTTCAAATTACAATTTTGGCTGAAAATATGAGAAGAGAAGGTTTTGAATTTTCTATTGGAAGACCAGAAGTTATTACAAAAGAAGAAAATGGTGTAATATTAGAACCATTTGAGCATTTAGTAATTGATACACCAAATGATTACACTGGAACTATTATTGAAAAATTAGGAAAAAGAAAAGCTAATATGACAAATATGGTACCAATGGGTACAGGTTCTACAAGATTAGAGTTTGAAATCCCAGCGCGTGGACTTATTGGAATTAGAACTGAATTTTTAACTGATACTAAAGGTGAGGGTGTTATGAACCATTCATTTTTAGATTTTAGACCACATTCAGGTATGGTTGAATCTAGAAAACATGGTGCATTAGTTTCAATGGAAAATGGAGAAGCTTTAGGTTATTCTATTTTTAACTTACAAGATAGAGGGGTTATGTTTATTAAACCTCAAGATAAAGTATATATTGGAATAGTAGTAGGAGAGCACGCAAAATCAAACGATTTAGATGTTAACCCAATCAAAGGAAAAGCACTTACAAATGTAAGAGCAAGTGGAAGTGATGATGCTATTAAACTTGTTCCTCCAAGAGCTTTAACATTAGAATATGCACTAGAGTGGATTGAAGATGATGAACTTGTTGAAGTTACTCCAAAATCTATTAGAATAAGAAAAAGAGATTTAGATCCAACAATTAGAAAAAGAAATGCAAAAAAAGTTAAATTTGCTGATTAA
- a CDS encoding response regulator transcription factor, which produces MKILIIEDDEKIINFLKKGLEEESYTIDFSLNGDEGIYLASVNCYDLILLDIMLPIKNGIEVCKILRNNSINTPIIMLTAKDSIEDKIKGLDIGANDYLAKPFSFSELLARIRVQLRPTNQSQTILKLADLQLDLLTKVAKRAEDIINLTAKEFALLEFLIKNQNKVLSESVISSSLSNMDDMNISNVVNVYIYRLRNKIDKPYEKKLIKTIRGLGFKISDD; this is translated from the coding sequence ATGAAAATTTTAATTATAGAAGATGATGAAAAAATTATAAACTTTTTAAAAAAAGGACTTGAAGAAGAGTCTTATACTATTGATTTCTCATTAAATGGAGATGAGGGTATTTATTTAGCTAGTGTAAATTGTTATGATTTGATACTTCTTGATATCATGCTTCCTATTAAAAATGGCATCGAAGTATGTAAAATACTTAGAAATAATTCTATAAATACTCCAATTATAATGCTTACGGCTAAAGACTCTATTGAAGATAAGATAAAAGGCTTAGATATTGGAGCAAATGATTATTTAGCTAAACCTTTTTCATTTAGTGAACTACTTGCTAGAATAAGAGTACAATTAAGACCTACTAATCAAAGCCAAACAATTTTAAAACTTGCTGACTTACAATTAGACCTTTTGACTAAAGTAGCTAAAAGAGCAGAAGATATTATAAACCTTACTGCTAAAGAGTTTGCACTTTTAGAGTTTTTAATAAAAAATCAAAACAAAGTTCTATCAGAAAGTGTAATTAGTTCATCTTTAAGTAATATGGATGATATGAATATAAGTAATGTAGTAAATGTATATATTTATAGACTAAGAAATAAAATAGATAAGCCTTATGAAAAAAAGCTTATCAAAACAATTAGAGGCTTAGGATTTAAAATAAGTGATGATTAA
- a CDS encoding metallophosphoesterase, producing the protein MKLPKLEIKNLKVKSKNLYGLQILHLSDLHLNKKTKVEDIEKLVAFCNSLEYDFLALTGDIIDCKVDKIIPQLETLNLLKKVFYISGNHDLFYGIKPLKMILNNFIFLDNKTTFIKYKNKDIALAGLSDRFSKFFREKREEKKVFDFLSNNENSILLAHQPKDFYLAVNSNTKLFLCGHTHGGQIFPFHYFVRLFQPFLAGVFYKKKTCIYVNKGLGTWGIDFRYKANSEITLLKLINN; encoded by the coding sequence ATGAAACTTCCAAAACTTGAAATAAAAAATTTAAAAGTAAAAAGTAAAAATTTATATGGCTTACAAATTCTTCATTTAAGTGATTTACATTTAAATAAAAAAACAAAAGTAGAAGATATTGAAAAACTTGTTGCTTTTTGTAATAGTTTAGAGTATGATTTTTTAGCTCTTACAGGGGATATTATTGATTGCAAAGTAGACAAAATAATACCTCAACTTGAAACTTTAAACCTTTTAAAAAAAGTATTTTATATAAGTGGTAACCATGACTTATTTTATGGTATAAAACCACTAAAAATGATTTTAAATAACTTTATTTTTTTAGATAATAAAACAACTTTTATAAAATATAAAAATAAAGATATAGCCTTAGCTGGTTTAAGTGATAGGTTTTCAAAGTTTTTTAGAGAAAAAAGAGAAGAAAAAAAAGTCTTTGACTTTTTAAGCAATAATGAAAATTCAATTTTACTAGCACATCAACCAAAAGATTTTTATTTAGCAGTAAACTCAAATACAAAACTTTTTTTATGTGGTCATACTCATGGAGGACAAATCTTTCCCTTTCACTACTTTGTAAGACTTTTTCAACCTTTTTTAGCAGGAGTTTTTTATAAAAAGAAAACTTGTATTTATGTAAACAAAGGATTAGGAACTTGGGGCATTGATTTTAGATATAAAGCAAACAGTGAAATAACTCTTTTAAAACTAATAAATAATTAG
- a CDS encoding YceI family protein, translated as MVKLVFTLILTSLIIFANAQDLKFINGEIKAHTEIFGDSNINPSTKNITSHLSIDKNIDSLKGIILLNTLSLHSNNQERDFSMYEVLNSSKFPRIFFKIISIKKLKKSYELKGFLTLNGIEKQLTTSAQIKQENEKLVLDGNFFIKLTSFNIQPPSLLFLKVRDKIDISYHLNYIKG; from the coding sequence ATGGTTAAATTAGTTTTTACTTTGATACTTACAAGCCTTATAATTTTTGCAAATGCACAAGATTTAAAGTTTATAAATGGAGAAATCAAAGCACACACGGAAATTTTTGGAGATAGTAATATTAATCCATCTACAAAAAATATCACCTCACACTTATCAATAGATAAAAATATTGATTCTTTAAAGGGGATTATTCTTTTAAATACTTTGTCTTTGCATAGCAATAATCAAGAAAGAGATTTTAGTATGTATGAGGTTTTAAATTCTTCAAAATTTCCTAGAATATTTTTTAAGATAATATCTATAAAAAAACTTAAAAAAAGTTATGAATTAAAAGGTTTTTTAACTTTAAATGGCATAGAAAAACAACTTACTACAAGTGCACAAATAAAACAAGAAAATGAAAAACTTGTTTTAGATGGGAATTTTTTCATAAAATTAACATCATTTAATATACAACCACCTAGTCTGTTGTTTTTAAAAGTCAGAGATAAAATAGATATTTCTTACCATCTAAATTATATAAAAGGTTGA
- a CDS encoding ABC transporter ATP-binding protein, protein MITLKNICKNYDKELVLKNINLNIKKGSFTALIGESGSGKTTLLSILSTLLKPNSGEIIFENVNYNKIKNIDKFRQKNIGFVFQFHYLINYLSVKENILLANEKASLAEINNLLSLLDISKLINSYPNEISGGQRQRVAIARALINNPRVVFADEPTGNLDSKNSLNVFNIFKKLSKEGVTIIVATHDKSLAKLADNIVEVKDGQL, encoded by the coding sequence ATGATTACTTTAAAAAACATCTGTAAAAACTATGATAAAGAACTAGTTTTAAAAAATATAAACCTAAATATAAAAAAAGGTTCTTTTACAGCACTTATAGGAGAAAGTGGTAGTGGGAAGACAACTCTTTTATCTATCTTATCAACTTTATTAAAACCAAACTCTGGTGAAATTATCTTTGAAAATGTAAACTATAATAAAATTAAAAATATAGATAAATTTAGACAAAAAAATATTGGGTTTGTTTTTCAGTTTCACTATTTAATAAACTATTTAAGTGTAAAAGAGAATATACTTCTTGCAAACGAAAAAGCAAGTCTTGCAGAAATAAATAACTTACTTTCACTTTTAGATATCTCAAAACTCATTAATTCTTACCCAAATGAAATATCAGGAGGCCAAAGACAAAGAGTTGCAATAGCAAGAGCTTTAATAAATAACCCTCGTGTTGTTTTTGCAGATGAACCAACAGGAAATTTAGACTCTAAAAACTCATTAAATGTATTTAATATCTTTAAAAAACTATCAAAAGAAGGGGTAACTATTATAGTGGCTACTCATGATAAAAGCTTAGCAAAACTTGCTGATAATATAGTGGAGGTAAAAGATGGACAACTTTAA